The Camelus dromedarius isolate mCamDro1 chromosome 25, mCamDro1.pat, whole genome shotgun sequence genome has a segment encoding these proteins:
- the CHD4 gene encoding chromodomain-helicase-DNA-binding protein 4 isoform X7, which yields MASGLGSPSPCSAGSEEEDMDALLNNSLPPPHPGNIFPEGPGQEGAIWALPGDSENEDDPEEDLSEAETPKLKKKKKPKKPRDPKIPKSKRQKKERMLLCQQLGDSSGEGPEFVEEEEEVALRSDSEGSDYTPGKKKKKKLGPKKEKKSKSKRKEEEEEDDDDDDSKEPKSSAQLLEDWGMEDIDHVFSEEDYRTLTNYKAFSQFVRPLIAAKNPKIAVSKMMMVLGAKWREFSTNNPFKGSSGASVAAAAAAAVAVVESMVTATEVAPPPPPVEVPIRKAKTKEGKGPNARRKPKGSPRVPDAKKPKPKKVAPLKIKLGGFGSKRKRSSSEDDDLDVESDFDDASINSYSVSDGSTSRSSRSRKKLRTTKKKKKDHQDYCEVCQQGGEIILCDTCPRAYHMVCLDPDMEKAPEGKWSCPHCEKEGIQWEAKEDNSEGEEILEEVGGDPEEEDDHHMEFCRVCKDGGELLCCDTCPSSYHIHCLNPPLPEIPNGEWLCPRCTCPALKGKVQKILIWKWGQPPSPTPVPRPPDADPNTPSPKPLEGRPERQFFVKWQGMSYWHCSWVSELQLELHCQVMFRNYQRKNDMDEPPSGDFGGDEEKSRKRKNKDPKFAEMEERFYRYGIKPEWMMVHRILNHSVDKKGHVHYLIKWRDLPYDQASWESEDVEIQDYDLFKQSYWNHRELMRGEEGRPGKKLKKVKLRKLERPPETPTVDPTVKYERQPEYLDATGGTLHPYQMEGLNWLRFSWAQGTDTILADEMGLGKTVQTAVFLYSLYKEGHSKGPFLVSAPLSTIINWEREFEMWAPDMYVVTYVGDKDSRAIIRENEFSFEDNAIRGGKKASRMKKEASVKFHVLLTSYELITIDMAILGSIDWACLIVDEAHRLKNNQSKFFRVLNGYSLQHKLLLTGTPLQNNLEELFHLLNFLTPERFHNLEGFLEEFADIAKEDQIKKLHDMLGPHMLRRLKADVFKNMPSKTELIVRVELSPMQKKYYKYILTRNFEALNARGGGNQVSLLNVVMDLKKCCNHPYLFPVAAMEAPKMPNGMYDGSALIRASGKLLLLQKMLKNLKEGGHRVLIFSQMTKMLDLLEDFLEHEGYKYERIDGGITGNMRQEAIDRFNAPGAQQFCFLLSTRAGGLGINLATADTVIIYDSDWNPHNDIQAFSRAHRIGQNKKVMIYRFVTRASVEERITQVAKKKMMLTHLVVRPGLGSKTGSMSKQELDDILKFGTEELFKDEATDGGGDNKEGEDSSVIHYDDKAIERLLDRNQDETEDTELQGMNEYLSSFKVAQYVVREEEMGEEEEVEREIIKQEESVDPDYWEKLLRHHYEQQQEDLARNLGKGKRIRKQVNYNDGSQEDRDWQDDQSDNQSDYSVASEEGDEDFDERSEAPRRPSRKGLRNDKDKPLPPLLARVGGNIEVLGFNARQRKAFLNAIMRYGMPPQDAFTTQWLVRDLRGKSEKEFKAYVSLFMRHLCEPGADGAETFADGVPREGLSRQHVLTRIGVMSLIRKKVQEFEHVNGRWSMPELAEVEENKKMSQPGSPSPKTPTPSTPGDTQPNTPAPAPPAEDGIKIEENSVKEEESGEGEKEVKSTAPEATVEAPAPASEDEKVLVEPPEGEEKVEKAEVKERTEEPMETDPKGTADVEKVEEKSAVDLTPIVVEDKEEKKEEEEKKEVMLQNGETPKDLNDEKQKKNIKQRFMFNIADGGFTELHSLWQNEERAATVTKKTYEIWHRRHDYWLLAGIINHGYARWQDIQNDPRYAILNEPFKGEMNRGNFLEIKNKFLARRFKLLEQALVIEEQLRRAAYLNMSEDPSHPSMALNTRFAEVECLAESHQHLSKESMAGNKPANAVLHKGILKQLEELLSDMKADVTRLPATIARIPPVAVRLQMSERNILSRLANRAPEPTPQQVAQQQ from the exons AAAACGAAGACGACCCGGAAGAGGATTTGTCAGAAGCAGAGACTCCAAagctcaagaaaaagaaaaagcctaagAAACCTCGGGACCCTAAAATCCCTAAGAGCAAGCGCCAGAAAAAGGAG CGTATGCTCTTAtgccagcagctgggggacagctctggggaggggccggagtttgtggaggaggaggaagaggtggctcTGCGCTCAGACAGTGAGGGCAGCGACTATACCCCtggcaagaagaagaagaagaagcttggacctaagaaagaaaagaagagcaaatccaagcggaaagaggaggaggaggaggacgacgATGATGATGATTCAAAG GAGCCCAAATCATCTGCTCAGCTCCTGGAAGACTGGGGCATGGAAGACATTGACCACGTGTTCTCAGAGGAGGATTACCGCACCCTTACCAACTACAAGGCCTTCAGCCAGTTTGTCCG ACCCCTCATTGCTGCCAAAAACCCCAAGATCGCTGTTTCCAAGATGATGATGGTTTTAGGTGCGAAGTGGCGGGAGTTCAGCACCAACAACCCCTTCAAAGGCAGTTCCGGGGCTTCCGTggcagcggcagcagcggcagcagtgGCCGTGGTGGAGAGCATGGTGACAGCCACTGAAGTggcaccaccacctcctcctgtgGAGGTTCCTATCCGCAAGGCCAAGACCAAGGAGGGCAAAG GTCCCAATGCTCGGAGGAAGCCCAAGGGCAGCCCACGTGTCCCTGATGCCAAGAAGCCTAAACCCAAGAAAGTAGCTCCCCTGAAAATCAAGCTGGGAGGTTTTGGTTCTAAGCGTAAGAGATCCTCG AGCGAGGATGACGACTTAGATGTGGAGTCTGACTTCGATGACGCCAGTATCAATAGCTATTCTGTTTCTGATGGTTCTACCAGCCGCAGCAGCCGCAGCCGCAAGAAACTCCgaaccactaaaaagaaaaagaaag ACCACCAGGACTATTGCGAGGTGTGCCAGCAAGGCGGGGAGATCATCCTGTGCGACACCTGCCCCCGAGCTTACCACATGGTCTGCCTGGATCCGGATATGGAGAAGGCTCCTGAGGGCAAGTGGAGCTGTCCGCACTGC GAGAAGGAAGGCATCCAGTGGGAGGCCAAGGAGGACAATTCAGAGGGTGAGGAGATCCTGGAAGAGGTTGGTGGAGACCCTGAAGAGGAGGATGACCACCATATGGAATTCTGTCGGGTCTGCAAGGATGGCGGGGAGCTGCTGTGCTGTGACACCTGCCCTTCTTCCTACCACATCCACTGCCTGAACCCCCCGCTGCCAGAGATCCCCAATGGCGAATGGCTCTGTCCCCGTTGTACG TGTCCAGCTCTTAAGGGTAAAGTTCAGAAGATCCTAATCTGGAAGTGGGGTCAGCCACCATCTCCCACACCAGTGCCTCGGCCCCCAGACGCCGATCCCAATACTCCGTCCCCCAAGCCCTTGGAGGGGCGGCCAGAGCGGCAGTTCTTTGTGAAGTGGCAAGGCATGTCTTACTGGCACTGCTCCTGGGTGTCTGAGCTGCAG TTGGAGCTGCACTGTCAAGTGATGTTCCGAAACTATCAGCGGAAGAATGACATGGACGAGCCGCCCTCTGGGGACTTTGGGGGGGATGAAGAGAAGAGCCGAAAGCGGAAGAACAAGGACCCTAAGTTTGCGGAGATGGAGGAGCGCTTCTACCGCTACGGGATAAAGCCCGAGTGGATGATGGTCCACCGCATCCTCAACCACAG CGTGGACAAGAAGGGCCACGTCCACTACTTGATCAAGTGGCGGGACTTGCCATACGATCAGGCGTCCTGGGAGAGCGAGGATGTGGAGATACAGGACTACGACCTGTTCAAGCAGAGCTACTGGAATCACAG GGAGCTgatgaggggtgaggagggaCGACCAGGCAAGAAGCTCAAGAAGGTGAAGCTGAGGAAGTTGGAGAGGCCCCCTGAGACTCCTACGGTTGAC CCAACAGTGAAATATGAGCGACAGCCAGAGTACCTGGATGCCACAGGTGGAACCCTGCACCCCTATCAGATGGAGGGCTTGAACTGGTTGCGCTTCTCCTGGGCTCAGGGCACTGACACCATCCTGGCTGACGAAATGGGCCTCGGGAAGACGGTCCAGACAGCAGTCTTCCTCTATTCCCTCTACAAGGAG GGTCATTCTAAAGGCCCCTTCCTAGTGAGTGCCCCTCTTTCTACCATCATCAACTGGGAGCGAGAGTTTGAAATGTGGGCCCCAGATATGTACGTGGTGACCTACGTGGGGGACAAAGACAGCCGCGCCATCATCCGAGAGAATGAGTTCTCCTTTGAGGACAATGCCATTCGTGGTGGCAAGAAGGCTTCCCGCATGAAG AAAGAGGCATCTGTGAAGTTCCACGTGCTGCTGACGTCCTATGAGTTGATCACCATTGACATGGCCATCTTGGGCTCTATCGACTGGGCCTGCCTCATCGTGGATGAAGCCCATCGGCTCAAGAATAATCAGTCTAAG TTCTTCCGAGTCTTAAATGGTTACTCACTCCAGCACAAGCTGCTGCTGACTGGGACGCCATTACAGAACAATCTAGAAGAGTTGTTTCACCTGCTCAACTTTCTCACCCCTGAGAGGTTCCA CAATctggaaggcttcttggaggagttTGCTGACATTGCCAAGGAAGACCAGATTAAAAAACTACATGACATGCTGGGACCTCACATGTTGCGGAGGCTCAAAGCTGACGTGTTCAAGAACATGCCATCCAAGACAGAACTGATTGTGCGTGTGGAGCTGAGCCCCATGCAGAA GAAATACTACAAGTACATCCTGACTCGGAATTTTGAGGCACTCAATGCTCGAGGCGGCGGCAACCAGGTCTCTCTGCTGAACGTGGTGATGGATCTTAAGAAGTGCTGCAACCACCCATACCTCTTCCCGGTGGCTGCAATG GAAGCCCCTAAGATGCCTAATGGCATGTATGATGGCAGTGCCCTAATCAGAGCATCTGGGAAATTATTGCTGCTACAGAAGATGCTCAAGAACCTTAAGGAGGGTGGGCACCGTGTCCTCATCTTCTCCCAG ATGACCAAGATGCTGGACCTGCTGGAGGATTTCTTGGAACATGAAGGTTATAAATATGAACGTATTGATGGTGGAATCACTGGGAACATGCGTCAGGAGGCCATTGACCGCTTCAATG CCCCGGGCGCTCAGCAGTTCTGCTTCTTGCTCTCTACCCGAGCTGGGGGCCTCGGAATCAACCTGGCCACTGCTGACACAGTTATTATCTATGACTCTGACTGGAACCCCCATAATGACATCCAG GCCTTTAGCAGAGCTCACCGTATTGGGCAAAATAAGAAGGTGATGATCTATCGGTTTGTGACCCGTGCGTCAGTGGAAGAGCGCATCACGCAGGTGGCAAAGAAGAAGATGATGCTGACGCATCTCGTTGTGCGGCCTGGGCTGGGCTCCAAGACTGGGTCCATGTCCAAGCAGGAGCTCGATGACATCCTCAAGTTTGGCACTGAGGAGCTATTCAAGGATGAAGCCACAGATGGAG GAGGAGACAACAAAGAGGGAGAAGACAGCAGCGTTATCCACTACGATGATAAGGCCATTGAACGACTGCTGGATCGTAACCAGGATGAGACGGAAGATACAGAATTGCAGGGCATGAATGAATATTTGAGCTCATTCAAAGTGGCCCAGTATGTGGTACGAGAAGAAGAAATGGGG gaggaagaggaggtagAACGGGAAATcataaaacaggaagaaagtgTGGATCCTGACTACTGGGAGAAATTGCTGCGGCACCATTATGAGCAGCAGCAAGAAGATCTGGCCCGAAATCTgggcaaaggaaaaagaatccGTAAACAGGTCAACTACAATGATGGCTCCCAGGAGGACCGAG atTGGCAGGACGACCAGTCCGACAACCAGTCCGATTATTCAGTGGCCTCAGAGGAAGGTGATGAAGACTTTGATGAACGTTCAGAAG CTCCCCGCAGGCCTAGCCGCAAGGGCCTGCGGAATGATAAAGATAAACCATTGCCTCCTCTGTTGGCCCGTGTTGGTGGGAATATTGAA GTACTTGGCTTTAATGCTCGCCAGAGGAAAGCCTTTCTTAATGCAATTATGCGATACGGGATGCCACCTCAGGATGCTTTTACCACACAGTGGCTTGTGAGGGATCTGCGTGGCAAGTCAGAGAAAGAGTTCAA GGCTTACGTCTCTCTCTTTATGCGGCATTTATGTGAGCCGGGAGCAGATGGGGCTGAGACCTTTGCTGACGGTGTCCCCCGAGAAGGCTTGTCTCGCCAGCATGTCCTTACTAGGATTGGTGTCATGTCCTTGATTCGCAAGAAG GTTCAGGAGTTTGAACATGTTAACGGGCGCTGGAGCATGCCCGAACTTGCTGAAGTAGAGGAGAACAAGAAGATGTCCCAGCCAGGGTCACCTTCCCCAAAGACGCCTACACCCTCCACTCCTGGGGACACACAGCCCAATACTCCTGCACCTGCCCCACCTGCTG AGGATGGgataaaaatagaggaaaatagCGTCAAAGAAGAAGAGagtggagaaggagaaaaggaggttAAATCTACAGCCCCTGAGGCCACTGTTGAG gccccagcccctgcctcagagGATGAGAAGGTCCTCGTTGAACCTcctgagggagaggagaaagtggAAAAGGCAGAGGTGAAGGAGAGAACAGAGGAACCTATGGAGACAGATCCCAAAG gtaCTGCTGACGTGGAGAAGGTGGAGGAGAAGTCAGCAGTCGACCTGACTCCCATTGTGGTGGAGGACAAAG aagagaagaaagaagaagaagagaaaaaagaggtgATGCTTCAGAATGGAGAGACCCCCAAGGACCTAAATGatgagaagcagaagaaaaacattaaacagCGTTTCATGTTCAACATCGCAGATGGCGGTTTTACTG AATTACACTCCCTTTGGCAGAATGAGGAGCGGGCAGCCACAGTCACCAAGAAGACTTACGAGATCTGGCACCGACGGCATGACTACTGGCTGCTGGCTGGCATCATAAA CCATGGCTATGCCCGGTGGCAGGACATCCAGAATGACCCGCGCTACGCTATCCTCAACGAGCCTTTCAAGGGTGAAATGAACCGTGGCAATTTCTTAGAGATCAAGAATAAGTTTTTAGCCCGAAGGTTCAAG CTCTTAGAACAAGCCCTGGTGATTGAGGAACAGCTGCGCCGGGCAGCTTACCTGAACATGTCAGAGGACCCCTCTCACCCTTCCATGGCCCTAAATACCCGCTTTGCTGAGGTGGAGTGCTTGGCGGAGAGTCATCAGCACCTGTCCAAGGAGTCAATGGCAGGAAACAAGCCAGCCAATGCAGTCCTGCACAAAGGTA TTCTGAAACAGCTAGAAGAACTGCTGAGTGACATGAAAGCCGATGTGACTCGACTCCCAGCTACTATTGCCCGAATTCCCCCAGTTGCTGTGAGGCTACAGATGTCAGAGCGTAACATTCTCAGCCGCCTGGCAAACCGGGCACCTGAACCGACTCCACAGCAG GTAGCCCAGCAGCAGTGA